The DNA window TTTATACGCCGAGCATTTTGCGAACGGCTGAGACGTTTGTGCTATCCACGTAGTGTGGTCCACGAAGGTCTCTCATACGCTTACTAGGTTTTTTTGTTAAGATATGGCTTCTAAAAGCAGAGCCTCTTTTTATCTTATTTTTACCTACTTTAAAGCGCTTAGCAGCACCGCGAACGGTTTTCATCTTTGGCATGCTAATCCTTTTTGAAGTTTTATACGCAATTGCGTAAGTTTTGGATTATAGCGAAAAATCCTTTAGGAAATTTAAATTTCACTTAGACAAAATTTGCAATAAATTTACATTAAACTTAAAAAAATTTTAAAATTTATAATTAAATTATTAAAAATTGCATATAATCACATAAAGAAATTTTATTTCACTAAAGGAGTAAAAATGAAAGGCAAAATTCTTGCATCAATCGTTGCTATGAGTGCGATTTTAGGCACAAGTAGCTTGGCATGCACTACCATTTTAGTAGGAGATAAAGCTTCAAATGACGGCTCCATGCTGGTCGCTAGGAGCGCAGACAGTAAGGCTATAAAAGCTCAAGTCTTTTTGATCCATCCAGCAAAGAAAAACCAAACTGGCATGCATAGCTCAAAAGCCCATGACGGCGCAAATGACTTTACATATCCGCTTCCAAAAGATGGTATGAGATACACAACCATCGCAAACTCGCACACAAAGCTTCATGGAGCGGTCGGCTACAATGAGGCAGGGGTTGGGCTAAGCGGCACTGAGACTATTTACGCAAAAGACGAGCTTTTAAAGATAGACCCATATAACGAAGAGAGCGGTATCACCGAGGATGACATCCCAGACGTGCTTTTGCCACGTATGAAGAGTGCAAAAGAGGGTGTTAAGCTTCTTGGCGAAATAGTAGAGACAAAGGGTGCTGGAGAGGGCTTTGGTGTGGTATTTATCGATGCAAATGAGCTTTGGTACTTTGAGACTGGTACAGGCCACAAATGGATCGCTACAAAGATCGCTCCAGATGAGTATTTTGTCACGGCAAATCAAGGCAGACTTCAAAACTATAAAGAGAATGATCCAAATTTCATGGGAGCAAAAGATGTGATCAAATTTGCGATCGATAACAAGACTTATGACCCTGCAAAAGATGGAGAATTTAACTTTACAAAAGCCTATACAAGAGACGATGAGAGGGATATGACTTATAACTACCCACGCGTTTGCTGGGTTCAAAGCATGTTTAACCCAAGCTTAAAACAAGACTTCGCCGATGGTCAGAAATTTCCAGTATTTTTAAAACCAGAGAAAAAACTAAGTGTTGAAGACCTAAAAGCTGCGATGAGAGCCCACTACAACGGCACTGCGTTTGATAACTACGCTAGCAAAGACGAAGATAAGAAAAACATCTACCGTGCCATAAGCGTCTTTAGAACATACGAGTCTCACGTCATGCAGGTGCGCCCTTGGCTACCAAAAGAGATCGGCCGCGTGACATATGTAGCTCTTGGCATGGCTGATCTTAGTGTTTATTTGCCGTATTACGAGGGACTTGATGGCTTTATAAAAGGCTACTCAGATGGCTCATACGACGCTGATGACACCTCAATATACTGGGTTTATAGAAAGCTTCAAACCCTTGTGATGACTGATTATGAGAAGTATTCGCCAGTGGTTAAAGAGGCCTACGCTAAATTTGAAAAGGAGTTGGCGGTAAAACAGGCTAAATTTGAAGATGAGTACATGAAGCTTTACAAAAAAGATAAGAAAAAAGCGGACAAACTCTTAAATGAATTTAGCCAAAAGACTATGCAAGAGGCTAAAGATCTAACTCAGCAGCTTACAAATAAGGTCTTTACGATGCTCACAGCTGATATGGATGCTAAGCTAAAATCCCTAAATAAAGGTAAAAAAGACTAAAAAAATCTGGGCGTGAAATTTAGTAGCGCCCAAACTTTAAACAAAAATTTGGCAAAGAGCGTTTATAATGCCGGACAAAATTTATCTCAAAGGAAAAACGCTGATGCCTTGTCCCATGCATAAAGCTCATTAATCTCGGCAAAAAACATATCAGCGATTTTCAAAAATCACGCAAATTTTTAAACAATTTCACATTTTTTTATATTGAAATAAATCCCTTTTTGCTAGCAGGTCCGCTGCATTGTAACTGCATTTTTAATAGCAAAGCTAAGCAGTGTTTAAAATTTGGCAAGGATCTTTTTAGCAGGGTTTTTTATAAATTTTACTTTAGTCTAAGAAGAAGCGGGTGTCATCCACCTCGTTTTGGGTAACCCAGACTTGTGCGCAGCGCAACAACATCGAACGTGCTGGGGTTTTGGGTTGTAGGGATAAGGGGGCGGTTTCGTAATTCTAACCCTTTGTACCTGCATAAAAATATTCAAAGTTGCTGTGCTTTGCACAGATTTAATTTAAAATAGAAATTTAAAAAGGATAAAAATGATAAAAAGTTATGTTTTAGGTTTTCCAAGAATCGGAGAAAAAAGAGAGTTAAAGCGTGCGTTAGAGGGCTTTTGGGCTGGCAAAGAGGGCTTTAGTGAAGAGAATTTGCAAGAGACTGCAAAGACGCTTCGCCAAAGACACTGGAATTATCAACAAGATGCTAGCATTTCGGCTATTAGCGTTAATGATTTTTCATTTTATGACTTAATGCTTGATAACATCATCGCTTTTGGCGCTACGCCTCCAAGATTTGCAAATTTAAGCGGCTTGGAGCAATATTTTGCTTGCTCAAGAGGCAACAAAAATGGCGTTGCGATGGAGATGACAAAGTGGTTTAATACAAACTACCACTACATCGTGCCAGAGCTTAGCAGCGAGAGTAAATTTAGCCTAAAAGCGGACAAAATTTTAAATGAATACAAAGAGGCGAAGGCTAACGGCGTAAAAGGCAAGGTAAATTTGATCGGCCCTATCACATTTTTGGCTCTTTCAAAGACGACTGACGGCAGCTGCCCATTTAAGCACCTTGACGCGCTTGTAGGCGAGTATAAAAAGCTACTTGAGCAAATTTCTAAGCTTGATGATGAAATTTTAGTGCAGTTTGACGAGCCGATCTTTGTAACAGACAAAAATGAAAGCGACCTTTTGCCACTTATCACAAAGGTTTATAACGAGCTAACAAGCGTAGCTAGCAACGTTAAGATCGTATTTGCAACATATTTTGAGCATGCGATCAAGGCAGTTAGCGAAGTGGCTAAAACTAAAATTTACGGCATCGCACTTGACTTCATCCACGGCAAGAGAAATTTCGAAGCACTTGAGACTATCAAAAATAGCCACTTGACGCTATTTGCAGGCGTGATCGACGGCAGAAATATCTGGAAAAGCAACATCGATGATAAGGTAAAACTTGTTCGTGAAATTTCAGAGAAAATAGGCGGCAAAGACTTTTACATCGGCACTTCATGCTCACTTCTACATGTGCCATACACGCTAAAATATGAAGAGAATTTAAACCCTGAGATCAAAAGCTGGCTAAGTTTTGCGGTTGAGAAGCTTGATGAGATCAAGATCATCACAAAACTTGCAAACGGCGAGAAGCTAAATGAGAGCGAAACAAAAATTTATGAAGAAAATAAAAATGCTGTTAAAACTCGCGCCACTTCAAAGCTCATCCACTCTGAAAGCGTTCAAAAACGCATCAAAAATTTAAGCAAATTTGAGCGTGATGAGAAATTTGAAGACCGTATCAAAATTCAACGTGAAACACTAAAATACGGTATCTTGCCAACAACAACGATAGGTAGCTTCCCTCAAACGGTTGATCTTCGCGTACTTCGCCAAAATTTCAAAAAAGGCGAGATCGATGCGGCCGCTTATGAAGCAGGCATCAAAAAATATATCGATCACTGCGTGAAATTTCAAGAGGATATCGGCCTAGACGTGCTAGTACACGGCGAGCCAGAGAGAAATGACATGGTTGAGTACTTTGGCGAGCAGATCAGCGGATATGCATTTAGCCAAAATGGCTGGGTACAAAGCTACGGCAGCCGCTGCGTCAAGCCACCACTTCTCTTTGGTGACGTAAGCCGCCCAGAGCCTATGACTGTTAAGTGGATGAAATACGCTCAAAGCATCACAAAACACGTAATGAAGGGCATGTTAACTGGACCTGTGACTATGCTAAACTGGAGCTTTGTGCGTGATGATCTTCCAAGAAGCGAGGTAGCAAAACAGCTTGCGCTTTGTATCTATGACGAGATCGCAGACCTTCAAAATGCGGGCATCAGAGTGATCCAAGTCGATGAGGCAGCGTTTAAAGAGGGCTATCCGCTAAGAGCTGAAAATATCCCAGCTTATGAGAAATTTGCGGTTGATTGCTTCAAGCTTTCAGTAAGCTCGGCTGAAGCAAAAACTCAGATCCATACGCATATGTGCTACTCTGAATTTAACGATATTATTAAGACCATTGAGGCAATGGATGCTGATGTTATCAGTATCGAGACCGCAAGAAGTGGCAACGAACTACTTAAAATTTTTAAAGCCGTTGGCTACAAACAAGAGGTCGGACCTGGCGTTTACGACATCCACAGCCCACGCGTGCCAAGTGTCGAGGAGATCGTCGCTCAGATCAAAGCTCTGCTTGAAGTCTTGCCAAAAGAGCAACTCTGGATCAACCCTGACTGCGGCCTAAAAACCAGAAAATGGGAAGAGGTCGAGCCAAGCCTTAAAAATATGGTGGAAGCTGTCAAGATCGTGAGAGATCTATAATTCAAATTTTAGCGTCTAGCAAGCCTAGGCGCTAAACTCCGTTTAAATTTCAAAAAAAGTTAGAAAATGTTAAAAGATAAGATCATAAACAATGAAAGTGGCATAGTGCTTTATGGCCTAACGCCGCCAAAGGCTGAATTTGACGAGGCTAAGCTTAAAGAGATCGCTGCAAAATGGGACAAGAGGATCACAGACGTGCAGGCTGATGGCTTGGTGCTTTACGAGATCCAAGACGAAAGTAGCCGCATAAAAAGCGAGCGAACCTTTGAATTTAGTGATACATTAAGCCCTGAAATTTACTACTCAAAGTATCTAAATTTAAAGACACCAAGCATCTTTTATAGAGTCGCGAACAAATATAATGAGAGCGAATTTAGAGCAAATTTAGCCAAAAGTAGCAGCGATATAAATGTCTTTGTTGGCGTTGCTTCTGGCAAGGTAGAGCCTAAAATGAGCTTAGAGCGTGCTTATGAGATCGCTAGAGACGAGTTTAAAGAGCTTGTAGTGGGCGGTGTTTGCATAGCTGAGAGGCATGCTAAAAAGGGCGATGAAGAGCAAAGAATGAGCCAAAAGGCAAAAATGGGAGCAAAATTTTTCATCTCGCAGGCGGTTTTTGATATAAATTTGGCTAAAAATTTACTAACAAGCGTGGCAAAAAGTGGGTTAAATTTGCCTATAATTTTAACTTTTACGACTTGTGGCACGCCAAAAACGCTAGAGTTTATCAAGTGGCTTGGCATAAGCGTTGATGAAAAGAGCGAAAAAAGGATGCTTGAGAGTGATGATTTTTTAGCCACGGCATCACAAATTTGCCTTGAAAATTTCGCAGAGCTTTATGAATTTGCTAAAAAGCTTGGCATAAATGTCGGTGTCAATATAGAGAGCGTAATGGCAAAAAGAGCTGAGATAGAAGCGAGCCTAGAACTAACACATAAGATGAGAGAGGTGTTTTGATAGTTTAAAAGCTATCAAAACTTATATTTTATGTGGTTTTAGTAAGTTCTTAGTCTTTTTTAGATTTAATTATATAAGATTTTTAAGCTCATTTTAAAGTAGATAAAATTTATGACAAATATATTATTATGTGGTGGTTCTGGTACGAGGTTGTGGCCTATTAGCAGGACTTTAATGCCAAAACAATTTATTAAATTATTTGATGACAGGTCACTTTTTCAGCTAACTGCACTACGGAATAGTGAAATTTGTGACAATACATTTGTGATTACAAATATCGATCATTACTACTTGGCGATGGATCAGATAGAAAATTTAAATATCACAAATTTTAAATATCTACTTGAGCCAGTTGGTAGAAATACTGCACCAGCGATCACACTAGCTTGCCTCGCACTTGATCCAAATGAGATTGTTTTAGTAACGCCATCGGATCATTTGATAAAGGACATTAAAGCATACCATACAAGTGTAAAAGCTGCAAAAGAGCTGGCAGAGCAAAATTTCTTAGTTACTTTTGGCATAAAGCCAAGGTCACCTGAGACGGGATTTGGATATATAGAGAGCTATAATGGCGATGTAAAGGCCTTTTATGAAAAGCCAGACTATGAAAGGGCAGTGAAATTCCTAAAAGATCAAAATTTCTACTGGAATTCAGGTATGTTTGTCTTTAAGGCAGGCATTTTCTTGGATCAGATGAAAATTTTTGCTCCTGAGATATTTGAAGCATGCAAAGTAGCTTTTGACAACGCAAAAAAAGACGAATTTGATATTAAAATAGACACTACCGATATGCAAAATATCCCACAAAATAGCATAGATTATGCTGTAATGGAAAAGTCTGGTATCGTAAAAATGGTAGCTTCAGATGCGCCTTGGAGTGATCTTGGAAGCTTTGATAGTTTGGATGAGCAGCTGCCAAAAGATATCAATGGTAATACAATAAATAGTGATCTGTTACAGATAAATTCTCACAATAATCTAGTCCTATCT is part of the Campylobacter concisus genome and encodes:
- a CDS encoding mannose-1-phosphate guanylyltransferase/mannose-6-phosphate isomerase; the encoded protein is MTNILLCGGSGTRLWPISRTLMPKQFIKLFDDRSLFQLTALRNSEICDNTFVITNIDHYYLAMDQIENLNITNFKYLLEPVGRNTAPAITLACLALDPNEIVLVTPSDHLIKDIKAYHTSVKAAKELAEQNFLVTFGIKPRSPETGFGYIESYNGDVKAFYEKPDYERAVKFLKDQNFYWNSGMFVFKAGIFLDQMKIFAPEIFEACKVAFDNAKKDEFDIKIDTTDMQNIPQNSIDYAVMEKSGIVKMVASDAPWSDLGSFDSLDEQLPKDINGNTINSDLLQINSHNNLVLSSGKKIALIDVDDLTVVDTKDALLISKKSSSQKVKNVVEILKEESSELCNAHVTTNRPWGNYTILENQDGYKIKIIEVKPGKRLSLQKHFHRNEHWIVLSGSATVTIGETTRLICPNESIYIKMGEIHRLSNEGKIPVVLIEAQVGEYTGEDDIIRLDDDFKR
- a CDS encoding C69 family dipeptidase; protein product: MKGKILASIVAMSAILGTSSLACTTILVGDKASNDGSMLVARSADSKAIKAQVFLIHPAKKNQTGMHSSKAHDGANDFTYPLPKDGMRYTTIANSHTKLHGAVGYNEAGVGLSGTETIYAKDELLKIDPYNEESGITEDDIPDVLLPRMKSAKEGVKLLGEIVETKGAGEGFGVVFIDANELWYFETGTGHKWIATKIAPDEYFVTANQGRLQNYKENDPNFMGAKDVIKFAIDNKTYDPAKDGEFNFTKAYTRDDERDMTYNYPRVCWVQSMFNPSLKQDFADGQKFPVFLKPEKKLSVEDLKAAMRAHYNGTAFDNYASKDEDKKNIYRAISVFRTYESHVMQVRPWLPKEIGRVTYVALGMADLSVYLPYYEGLDGFIKGYSDGSYDADDTSIYWVYRKLQTLVMTDYEKYSPVVKEAYAKFEKELAVKQAKFEDEYMKLYKKDKKKADKLLNEFSQKTMQEAKDLTQQLTNKVFTMLTADMDAKLKSLNKGKKD
- the rpmI gene encoding 50S ribosomal protein L35, which gives rise to MPKMKTVRGAAKRFKVGKNKIKRGSAFRSHILTKKPSKRMRDLRGPHYVDSTNVSAVRKMLGV
- the metE gene encoding 5-methyltetrahydropteroyltriglutamate--homocysteine S-methyltransferase: MIKSYVLGFPRIGEKRELKRALEGFWAGKEGFSEENLQETAKTLRQRHWNYQQDASISAISVNDFSFYDLMLDNIIAFGATPPRFANLSGLEQYFACSRGNKNGVAMEMTKWFNTNYHYIVPELSSESKFSLKADKILNEYKEAKANGVKGKVNLIGPITFLALSKTTDGSCPFKHLDALVGEYKKLLEQISKLDDEILVQFDEPIFVTDKNESDLLPLITKVYNELTSVASNVKIVFATYFEHAIKAVSEVAKTKIYGIALDFIHGKRNFEALETIKNSHLTLFAGVIDGRNIWKSNIDDKVKLVREISEKIGGKDFYIGTSCSLLHVPYTLKYEENLNPEIKSWLSFAVEKLDEIKIITKLANGEKLNESETKIYEENKNAVKTRATSKLIHSESVQKRIKNLSKFERDEKFEDRIKIQRETLKYGILPTTTIGSFPQTVDLRVLRQNFKKGEIDAAAYEAGIKKYIDHCVKFQEDIGLDVLVHGEPERNDMVEYFGEQISGYAFSQNGWVQSYGSRCVKPPLLFGDVSRPEPMTVKWMKYAQSITKHVMKGMLTGPVTMLNWSFVRDDLPRSEVAKQLALCIYDEIADLQNAGIRVIQVDEAAFKEGYPLRAENIPAYEKFAVDCFKLSVSSAEAKTQIHTHMCYSEFNDIIKTIEAMDADVISIETARSGNELLKIFKAVGYKQEVGPGVYDIHSPRVPSVEEIVAQIKALLEVLPKEQLWINPDCGLKTRKWEEVEPSLKNMVEAVKIVRDL
- a CDS encoding DNA-binding protein, whose protein sequence is MLKDKIINNESGIVLYGLTPPKAEFDEAKLKEIAAKWDKRITDVQADGLVLYEIQDESSRIKSERTFEFSDTLSPEIYYSKYLNLKTPSIFYRVANKYNESEFRANLAKSSSDINVFVGVASGKVEPKMSLERAYEIARDEFKELVVGGVCIAERHAKKGDEEQRMSQKAKMGAKFFISQAVFDINLAKNLLTSVAKSGLNLPIILTFTTCGTPKTLEFIKWLGISVDEKSEKRMLESDDFLATASQICLENFAELYEFAKKLGINVGVNIESVMAKRAEIEASLELTHKMREVF